The Candidatus Acetothermia bacterium genome contains a region encoding:
- the ftsZ gene encoding cell division protein FtsZ translates to MDRDRGKEELSQKWRQLISGVQDRMLRACLPMSPDKVHLDKDVLLIEVDSSFKKNYAQRKVAKLAEAARPLFGEVEVRITELPLIEEMERRKEPTRAPARILVIGVGDGGINALERMRQVQIPGVRLAAVDTDSQVLSTTHVDQTLLLGQRVTHGRSTGGNPEKGKLAAEEASWEIEQLIGDAHLVFLTCGLGGGTGTGAAPVIAHHARGRGALTVGVVTLPFTFEGIVRTQRARQGLERLQEKVDVLIVIRNDRLLEMVPTVSLPKAFELADEVLVRGVRGISDLITVPGIVNLDFADVASVLRGAGTAMMGTGEAHGEARAVRAAKAAAANPLLEGGTIKGARRILLNITGGADLTLTEVTQVAETLRKAVGAEADLTFGAVVRGEYSGRVHVTVIAADFHGAAVEEEEPERPPRPSIPRRNPNEDVDVPAFLRRREEE, encoded by the coding sequence ATGGATCGGGACAGGGGGAAGGAGGAGCTTAGCCAGAAGTGGCGCCAGCTTATTTCCGGCGTGCAGGACCGGATGCTGAGGGCCTGCCTTCCCATGTCCCCGGACAAGGTCCACCTCGACAAGGATGTCCTCCTGATCGAGGTGGACTCGTCCTTCAAGAAGAACTACGCCCAGCGAAAGGTGGCCAAGCTCGCCGAGGCCGCCCGTCCCCTGTTCGGCGAGGTCGAGGTACGGATCACCGAGCTGCCGCTCATCGAGGAGATGGAGCGGCGGAAGGAGCCGACGCGGGCCCCGGCCCGGATCCTGGTGATCGGGGTCGGGGACGGCGGGATCAACGCCCTGGAGCGCATGCGCCAGGTGCAGATCCCCGGGGTGCGGCTGGCGGCGGTGGACACCGACAGCCAGGTCCTGTCCACGACCCACGTCGACCAAACGCTCCTCCTGGGACAGCGGGTGACCCACGGCCGCAGCACCGGGGGAAACCCGGAGAAGGGGAAGCTCGCCGCGGAGGAGGCGAGCTGGGAGATCGAACAGCTCATCGGGGACGCCCACCTCGTGTTCCTCACCTGTGGCCTCGGCGGCGGCACCGGCACCGGAGCGGCCCCGGTGATCGCCCACCACGCCCGGGGGCGGGGGGCGCTCACGGTGGGGGTGGTGACGCTGCCGTTCACGTTCGAGGGCATCGTCCGCACCCAGCGGGCCCGGCAGGGGCTGGAGCGCCTCCAGGAGAAGGTGGACGTGCTCATCGTCATCCGCAACGATCGCCTTCTGGAGATGGTGCCCACCGTGTCCCTTCCCAAGGCGTTCGAGCTCGCCGATGAGGTCCTGGTGCGGGGGGTACGGGGCATCAGCGATCTCATCACCGTGCCCGGGATCGTGAACCTGGATTTCGCCGACGTGGCCTCCGTCCTCCGCGGGGCGGGCACGGCGATGATGGGCACCGGCGAGGCCCACGGGGAGGCCCGCGCGGTGCGCGCGGCCAAGGCCGCCGCCGCGAACCCGCTCCTCGAGGGGGGGACGATCAAGGGGGCAAGGCGAATCCTGCTCAACATCACCGGCGGCGCGGACCTCACCCTGACCGAGGTCACCCAGGTCGCGGAGACGCTCCGCAAGGCGGTGGGGGCCGAGGCAGACCTCACCTTCGGCGCGGTGGTCCGCGGGGAGTACAGCGGCCGCGTCCACGTGACCGTGATCGCCGCCGACTTCCACGGTGCCGCCGTGGAAGAGGAGGAACCGGAACGGCCGCCCCGGCCGTCCATCCCCCGGCGAAACCCCAACGAGGACGTGGACGTCCCGGCGTTTTTGCGCCGGCGGGAAGAGGAATAA
- a CDS encoding HAD family phosphatase — MIRAVLFDLDGTLVRYQGVAFESSWGAIGIAAGVGREWDALLVRYRGQPDRYPDWVRENAALLRDVPVARVADAIFPPPYAPGVRETVARLRDDGYILGIVSSGVSLVAERVREELGLDFAVANELLIEDGRFTGTAVVRVGLDDKLSVVEAQARRLGCPLAEVAFVGDHLNDIPVLAAVGCGIAYAPKAPEVAAAARFVAHDFRTIPALLHRATRS; from the coding sequence GTGATCCGGGCGGTTCTGTTCGACCTCGACGGGACCCTGGTCCGCTACCAGGGGGTGGCGTTCGAGTCGAGCTGGGGGGCGATCGGGATCGCCGCCGGGGTGGGCCGGGAGTGGGACGCCCTCCTCGTCCGGTACCGGGGGCAACCGGATCGCTACCCGGACTGGGTCCGGGAGAACGCGGCCCTCCTCCGCGACGTCCCGGTGGCCCGGGTCGCGGATGCGATCTTCCCCCCGCCCTATGCCCCTGGGGTACGGGAAACCGTGGCCCGGCTGCGGGATGACGGGTACATCCTGGGCATCGTGTCCTCCGGGGTGTCCCTGGTGGCGGAGCGGGTGCGGGAGGAGCTCGGGCTCGACTTCGCGGTGGCCAACGAGCTTCTGATCGAGGACGGCCGGTTCACCGGCACGGCGGTGGTGCGGGTGGGCCTCGACGATAAGCTGTCCGTGGTCGAGGCCCAGGCCCGGCGGCTCGGTTGCCCCCTCGCCGAGGTTGCGTTCGTCGGGGACCATCTGAACGACATCCCGGTCCTCGCGGCGGTGGGATGCGGCATCGCCTATGCCCCGAAAGCGCCCGAGGTCGCCGCCGCGGCCCGGTTCGTGGCCCATGACTTCCGGACCATCCCGGCCCTCCTGCACCGGGCCACACGGAGTTGA
- a CDS encoding right-handed parallel beta-helix repeat-containing protein, which yields MRTIGILWLATALAVLGMAAERGPIAILSDTDFTAENGVIAGSGAPGDPYILAGWQIRVPQGQRYGIRIEGTTRPFVVRGCTVSGAMDPRGAAILLSEVQGGTVEDCVVRDSLNGIVIQSSQDVAVRDNFLAAGGVGLQVLGTSPDQFRHAIEITNTVNGNPIYYYYGLSGKVLDGIEAGHITLAASRDVTVRGAKVDQGDGITVAFSEGVRIEGADLSRNRAHGIFILASPGTVVTGCERIANSAQAGIAVWMSDRVRVENCGLYANQVGLMVNASDSVLALNNAYAGNAIGVLVDGGARETEIRSSLFYQNRHGIELDAAVGPVVDACAITDSDIAVYAGGHTVYPRVTHSSMVSVGYGLSILASHGTFEGNLITRANIGIIFEETYQTAFPTGNIVRRNLIWRSRDGLYLGRETSGNRIYENLIWRCDRAARDLGANEWAPAGRGNWYSDYTGQDADGDGIGDTPVNFGGGGQDPAPLMDRGFFTGLPGVVGTMAEKIIAVADAAGRRLDVTVRVADEAHERFIGFQGLPPELAQDVGILFTFAKPVPSQFHMSNVFLPLDIVFWGPDGEYLGRNTMEPDSKDRYGTTSPFLMALELPAGRIAAAGLGTGELQLVTSP from the coding sequence ATGAGAACAATCGGAATCCTTTGGTTGGCGACGGCCTTGGCCGTGCTCGGGATGGCCGCCGAGCGGGGTCCGATCGCCATCCTGTCGGATACGGATTTCACCGCGGAGAACGGGGTCATCGCCGGAAGTGGGGCCCCGGGCGACCCGTACATCCTCGCCGGCTGGCAGATCCGCGTGCCCCAAGGGCAGCGGTACGGGATCCGCATCGAGGGGACGACCCGCCCGTTCGTCGTCCGCGGGTGCACGGTGAGCGGGGCCATGGACCCCCGCGGGGCGGCCATCCTCCTCTCCGAGGTCCAGGGGGGCACGGTGGAGGACTGCGTCGTCCGCGATAGCCTGAACGGGATCGTCATCCAGTCCTCGCAAGACGTGGCCGTCCGCGACAACTTCCTCGCTGCAGGCGGGGTGGGCCTGCAGGTGTTGGGCACCTCGCCCGACCAGTTCCGTCACGCCATCGAGATCACGAACACCGTGAACGGGAACCCGATCTACTACTACTACGGGCTCTCCGGAAAGGTTCTGGACGGGATCGAGGCCGGGCACATCACCCTCGCCGCCTCGCGGGACGTGACCGTGCGCGGGGCCAAGGTCGATCAAGGGGACGGGATCACCGTCGCCTTCTCCGAGGGCGTGCGCATCGAGGGGGCGGACCTTTCCCGCAACCGGGCTCATGGGATCTTCATCCTCGCCTCCCCGGGCACGGTGGTGACGGGTTGCGAACGGATCGCCAACAGCGCCCAGGCCGGCATCGCGGTGTGGATGTCGGACCGGGTCCGCGTGGAGAACTGCGGGCTTTATGCGAACCAGGTGGGCCTCATGGTGAACGCCTCCGACTCCGTGCTCGCCCTGAACAATGCCTATGCCGGGAACGCGATCGGGGTGCTCGTGGACGGGGGCGCCCGGGAGACGGAGATCCGGAGCTCCCTCTTCTACCAGAACCGCCATGGGATCGAACTGGATGCGGCGGTGGGCCCGGTGGTGGATGCCTGCGCGATCACCGACTCCGACATCGCCGTGTACGCAGGTGGCCACACCGTGTACCCCCGGGTGACCCACTCGTCCATGGTCAGCGTGGGCTACGGCCTCTCCATCCTCGCCTCCCATGGCACGTTCGAGGGGAACCTGATCACGCGGGCCAACATCGGCATCATCTTCGAGGAGACCTACCAGACGGCGTTCCCCACCGGGAACATCGTGCGCCGGAACCTGATCTGGCGGTCCCGCGACGGGCTGTACCTGGGGCGGGAGACCTCGGGGAACCGGATCTACGAGAACCTGATCTGGCGCTGCGACCGCGCCGCCCGGGACCTCGGGGCGAACGAGTGGGCCCCCGCCGGGCGGGGCAACTGGTACTCGGATTACACTGGCCAAGACGCGGACGGGGACGGGATCGGGGACACGCCGGTCAACTTCGGCGGGGGCGGGCAGGACCCGGCACCGCTCATGGACCGCGGGTTCTTCACGGGCCTCCCCGGGGTGGTGGGCACGATGGCCGAGAAGATCATCGCCGTCGCCGATGCTGCCGGACGCCGGCTTGACGTCACCGTGCGTGTCGCCGACGAGGCCCACGAGCGGTTCATCGGGTTCCAGGGTCTGCCGCCCGAACTGGCCCAGGACGTGGGGATCCTGTTCACGTTCGCCAAACCGGTCCCAAGCCAGTTCCACATGAGCAACGTGTTCCTGCCCTTGGACATCGTGTTCTGGGGGCCAGACGGGGAGTACCTGGGCCGGAACACGATGGAGCCTGACTCCAAGGACCGCTATGGGACAACCAGCCCGTTCCTCATGGCCCTCGAGCTCCCTGCCGGGCGGATCGCCGCGGCCGGCCTCGGCACGGGGGAGCTCCAACTTGTCACGAGCCCGTGA
- a CDS encoding creatininase family protein: MDLSRIGWVEAKERLLRAGVALLPVGSTEQHGPHLPLGTDWMTAEAIARRASERGGWVVLPTVPVGASEHHRQFWGTLWVPPDVLRDYVIGIARALASHGLSRVVFVNGHGGNTGALDAAARVLRWDGIFAYVYVWWRAIPEVIAEVVEGGGHAGEMETSVVLAIAPELVRRERYGEAAAGAAQEWGKRVHGVEVGYDTRDFSASGAVGDPAPATAAKGERLLAAAAEELDAFCRWLCAQPEDALRPPPHLP; encoded by the coding sequence ATGGACCTATCCCGGATCGGTTGGGTCGAGGCGAAGGAGCGGCTTCTCCGGGCGGGGGTGGCCCTGCTTCCGGTGGGGTCGACGGAGCAACACGGGCCGCATTTGCCGCTTGGGACGGACTGGATGACGGCGGAGGCGATCGCGCGGCGGGCGAGCGAGCGGGGTGGGTGGGTGGTGTTGCCCACGGTGCCGGTGGGGGCCTCCGAGCACCACCGGCAGTTCTGGGGGACGCTGTGGGTTCCGCCGGATGTGCTCCGGGACTACGTGATCGGGATCGCCCGGGCCCTTGCGAGCCATGGCCTTTCGCGCGTGGTGTTCGTGAACGGACATGGCGGGAACACGGGGGCGCTCGACGCGGCGGCCCGGGTCCTGCGCTGGGACGGGATCTTCGCCTACGTGTACGTGTGGTGGCGGGCGATCCCCGAGGTGATCGCCGAGGTGGTGGAGGGAGGCGGCCACGCCGGGGAGATGGAGACGTCGGTGGTGCTGGCGATCGCCCCCGAGCTGGTGCGGCGGGAGCGGTATGGGGAGGCGGCGGCCGGGGCGGCCCAGGAGTGGGGGAAGCGGGTGCACGGGGTGGAGGTCGGCTACGACACCCGCGACTTCTCCGCAAGCGGGGCGGTGGGGGATCCCGCGCCGGCGACGGCGGCGAAGGGGGAGCGGCTCCTGGCCGCGGCGGCGGAGGAGCTCGATGCGTTCTGCCGGTGGCTTTGCGCGCAGCCGGAGGACGCCCTCCGTCCGCCGCCCCATCTCCCGTAG